One Kineococcus radiotolerans SRS30216 = ATCC BAA-149 DNA window includes the following coding sequences:
- a CDS encoding FliH/SctL family protein, protein MTSWRDASRPATSSRAFTPADTRPGTREPRVFVAVPAATSTSPRGFVGLDLTGRDDSEALQRVRESARTEGYAAGWAAGMRQAAEKAAAELERQREAAETAARLDREERRAARNRAEEALFTAGEALRAEREPGIGALADTVLELALELAGAVLDREVTLAGSPVHDAVQRALRPLDGEKPVTVRVNPADLSALTGDALKGRHASSDADLVTYLPDPTVQPGDAVARQGDTEVDAGLRASVSRALEALVGTEGSSGDPA, encoded by the coding sequence ATGACTTCGTGGCGTGACGCGTCCCGTCCCGCGACCTCGTCGCGGGCGTTCACCCCGGCCGACACCCGGCCGGGGACCCGTGAGCCCCGGGTGTTCGTCGCGGTCCCGGCCGCGACGAGCACCTCCCCCCGGGGCTTCGTCGGTCTCGACCTCACCGGCCGCGACGACTCCGAGGCGCTGCAGCGGGTCCGCGAGTCCGCCCGCACCGAGGGCTACGCCGCGGGCTGGGCGGCGGGCATGCGCCAGGCCGCGGAGAAGGCCGCGGCCGAGCTGGAGCGGCAGCGCGAGGCCGCCGAGACCGCGGCCCGGCTGGACCGCGAGGAGCGGCGCGCGGCCCGCAACCGGGCCGAGGAGGCCCTCTTCACCGCCGGGGAGGCGCTGCGCGCCGAGCGCGAACCCGGCATCGGGGCCCTGGCCGACACCGTCCTGGAGCTCGCCCTGGAGCTCGCCGGCGCCGTCCTGGACCGCGAGGTCACCCTCGCCGGCTCCCCGGTGCACGACGCCGTCCAGCGGGCCCTGAGGCCCCTGGACGGGGAGAAGCCGGTCACCGTCCGCGTCAACCCGGCCGACTTGAGCGCCCTGACGGGTGACGCCCTCAAGGGTCGGCACGCTTCGTCCGATGCAGACCTCGTGACCTACCTGCCTGACCCCACCGTCCAACCGGGTGACGCCGTCGCGCGCCAGGGCGACACCGAGGTGGACGCGGGCCTGCGGGCCAGCGTCTCCCGGGCCCTGGAAGCCCTCGTGGGTACCGAAGGGTCGAGCGGAGACCCGGCGTGA
- a CDS encoding FliI/YscN family ATPase, whose translation MREILAPQVARAVEAARPEVRGRVSGIVGLSVEVSGLEAAVGETVRLGDERYSIPAEVVAAEGSRLRCLPLGHLTGLAAGAPAVAVRRPSDVPVGPALLGRVVDALGNPLDGGPPLHTAPRGPLHATPPPAMTRGRVDAPLSLGVRALDTLVPAGRGQRFGIFAGSGVGKSSLLSMIARGTSADVSVLALVGERGREVREFLEDDLGPEGLARSVVVIATSDEAPVLRLRASLTATTVAESFRDMGADCVLMMDSLTRVAMAQREIGLSVGEPPATRGYPPSVFALMPRLLERAGPGVTGSITGIYTVLVDGDDHNEPIADNARSILDGHVVLDRRLATAGHFPTIDVLESVSRVAGRVTTPEQKSAATALRRVMAAHRDAKELIDVGAYQPGANPEVDAAVAQLPAINAFLRQDIHDITPAPQAWAQLQQLVSTFGGVR comes from the coding sequence GTGCGCGAGATCCTCGCGCCGCAGGTCGCCCGGGCCGTCGAGGCGGCCCGTCCCGAGGTCCGCGGGCGGGTCTCCGGCATCGTCGGCCTCTCCGTGGAGGTCTCCGGCCTGGAGGCCGCGGTGGGGGAGACCGTCCGCCTCGGCGACGAGCGGTACTCCATCCCCGCCGAGGTCGTCGCCGCGGAGGGGTCGCGCCTGCGCTGCCTGCCGCTGGGTCACCTCACCGGCCTGGCCGCCGGCGCCCCCGCCGTGGCGGTCCGGCGCCCCTCCGACGTCCCCGTCGGCCCCGCGCTGCTGGGCCGCGTCGTCGACGCGCTGGGCAACCCCCTCGACGGGGGCCCGCCCCTGCACACCGCCCCCCGCGGCCCCCTGCACGCCACCCCGCCCCCGGCCATGACCCGCGGGCGCGTCGACGCCCCCCTCAGCCTCGGCGTGCGGGCCCTGGACACCCTGGTCCCCGCCGGGCGCGGGCAGCGCTTCGGCATCTTCGCCGGCTCCGGCGTCGGCAAGTCCTCCCTGCTGTCGATGATCGCCCGGGGCACCTCCGCCGACGTGTCGGTGCTGGCCCTGGTCGGCGAGCGCGGGCGGGAGGTCCGCGAGTTCCTCGAGGACGACCTCGGCCCCGAGGGCCTGGCCCGCTCCGTCGTCGTCATCGCCACCTCCGACGAGGCCCCCGTGCTGCGCCTGCGCGCCTCGCTGACGGCGACCACCGTCGCGGAGTCCTTCCGCGACATGGGCGCCGACTGCGTCCTCATGATGGACTCCCTCACCCGCGTCGCCATGGCCCAGCGCGAGATCGGCCTGTCCGTGGGCGAACCCCCCGCCACCCGCGGCTACCCGCCGAGCGTCTTCGCGCTCATGCCGCGGCTGCTGGAACGGGCCGGGCCCGGGGTCACCGGCTCCATCACCGGGATCTACACCGTCCTCGTCGACGGCGACGACCACAACGAGCCCATCGCCGACAACGCGCGCTCCATCCTCGACGGCCACGTCGTCCTGGACCGCCGCCTGGCCACGGCCGGGCACTTCCCGACCATCGACGTCCTGGAGTCGGTCTCCCGCGTCGCCGGCCGCGTCACCACGCCCGAGCAGAAGAGCGCCGCCACGGCGCTGCGCCGGGTCATGGCCGCCCACCGCGACGCCAAGGAGCTCATCGACGTCGGCGCCTACCAGCCCGGCGCCAACCCCGAGGTCGACGCCGCGGTGGCCCAGCTGCCCGCGATCAACGCCTTCCTGCGCCAGGACATCCACGACATCACCCCCGCCCCGCAGGCCTGGGCGCAGCTGCAGCAACTGGTCTCGACCTTCGGAGGTGTGCGGTGA
- a CDS encoding transglycosylase SLT domain-containing protein: protein MSIAEIQSRIADIESRIAQLSGTLPVRTLARTAATTSTAPATATATAGVGSEGFADLLSTSGSATPAATAGLVGRGMRTLSSSSAGEQLLSVAKQYTGVPYKWGGTTPAGFDCSGLIQYAGKQVGLTLPRTAAQQATVGTAVPGLAQARPGDLVVLENGHHIGIYVGDGKMLHAPKTGDVVKISKVWETPMTIRRLGAAAATTAAGAGVAAALLTGVGATSAADTSSYVRPASLSSASSASAKSAPYEAAFSAAEQKHGLPAGLLRAVAKQESGFNPNAKSPAGATGLMQFMPATARSLGIDPRDPMASIDAAGKYLSQNLKTFGSVPLALAAYNAGPGNVRKHGGIPPFAETQNYVKKITADLGSAA, encoded by the coding sequence GTGAGCATCGCCGAGATCCAGTCCCGCATCGCCGACATCGAGTCCCGCATCGCGCAGCTGTCCGGGACGCTGCCGGTGCGCACCCTCGCGCGCACCGCCGCGACCACGTCCACGGCGCCGGCCACGGCCACGGCCACGGCCGGGGTCGGCTCCGAGGGCTTCGCGGACCTGCTGTCCACCAGCGGTTCCGCCACCCCCGCCGCGACGGCGGGGCTGGTCGGGCGCGGGATGCGGACCCTCAGCTCCAGCTCGGCGGGGGAGCAGCTGCTCTCCGTCGCCAAGCAGTACACCGGCGTCCCCTACAAGTGGGGCGGGACGACCCCGGCCGGCTTCGACTGCTCCGGGCTGATCCAGTACGCCGGGAAGCAGGTCGGCCTGACGCTGCCGCGCACCGCGGCCCAGCAGGCCACGGTCGGCACCGCCGTGCCCGGCCTCGCCCAGGCCAGGCCCGGCGACCTTGTGGTCCTGGAGAACGGGCACCACATCGGGATCTACGTCGGCGACGGCAAGATGCTGCACGCGCCGAAGACGGGTGACGTCGTGAAGATCTCCAAGGTCTGGGAGACCCCCATGACCATCCGCCGCCTCGGCGCCGCCGCGGCCACCACCGCCGCCGGCGCCGGCGTCGCCGCGGCCCTGCTCACCGGGGTGGGGGCGACCTCCGCGGCCGACACCTCCAGCTACGTCCGCCCCGCCTCGCTGTCCTCCGCCTCGTCGGCCTCCGCGAAGTCCGCCCCCTACGAGGCCGCCTTCAGCGCCGCGGAGCAGAAGCACGGGCTGCCCGCCGGGCTGCTGAGGGCCGTGGCCAAGCAGGAGTCCGGGTTCAACCCGAACGCCAAGAGCCCCGCCGGGGCGACCGGGCTCATGCAGTTCATGCCCGCCACCGCCCGCAGCCTCGGGATCGACCCCCGCGACCCGATGGCCTCCATCGACGCCGCCGGCAAGTACCTCTCGCAGAACCTGAAGACCTTCGGCTCGGTGCCGCTGGCCCTGGCCGCCTACAACGCCGGGCCCGGCAACGTCCGCAAGCACGGCGGCATCCCGCCCTTCGCCGAGACCCAGAACTACGTCAAGAAGATCACCGCCGACCTCGGGAGTGCCGCGTGA